The genomic DNA TTCAGGGACAAGACCCTTCTCCTGTATCTCCATGAATGCAGCATGCCAGCCGCCAAGTGACGTCGGATCAACCGCTGCAACCCGTTTTCCTTTCAGATCCTCAATGGTCCGGATATCAGAATTGTCAGACCGGGTAAATATCACCCCGCCGAAGACCGGGATCGGGTCAGGATCACCGGGAACCTGCAATGTTGCAATCCGCTGGGCAAGGCCATAGTACTCAAGAGCGGTATATACAGACGGATTTACAACGATAAATGACACACTCCTGTTCTGAACGGCTGGCATTACCTCCTGAAAATTGAGAGGGATGATGGTGAAATGATAGGGGGCAAGTTTCCCGGAGAGATAGTCAGCAGTCGGGTCCCACTCCATGTGAGCAATCTCCTCCCCCCGGCTTGCGAGCACTCCAATCCTGATTTCTCCAGAGACTGGAGAGAGAAAAGGCAGATGAGTATCCGGACCGATACCATTGTCCTGCACCGGCTGAATACTACTAACCGGGAGAGCGGGAAGCGGGGCGATGAGGAGAAGGACAAACAGAAGAACTAGAAAAAATATGAACCCCCCTGAAAAATATCGCCTCTGCCTCCCGGTCATCACCACACCATCTTCCCCTGCCCTATTCACCTGAGTATACCTGAACCATCATATTCGGATAGATGGATATTCACTTCTGACATGATAAAACAGGATCCCGGATCTCTTTCTTGAGTAGGATACCATCAGGCACCCGATGCCAGCCTTATGACATCCCTTCTTTCACCACCCATTTCCCTGCAGGGACACGGATCTCAAACCGTGCTCCAGATCCCCAAGCACCGGTCTCTGATATGGTCATGGCATTGATTGCCAGAATCTCCCTGATGAGAAATAACCCAAGGCCGGTGTGCTTCCCATACCCCTGCCTGAAGATCTTCTCCTTCTCATCATCCGGAATACCAGATCCGTCATCTTCATACACAAAGATACAGTCTCCATCATCAATCCGGTAGGAAAAAGCAATCCTGGTGACGTTCTCCCCATGCCTTATGGAATTTTCAATCAGCGTGAAGATTACCTTTTCCAGAATCGGATCTGCATACAGATACAGCCCTTTCAGATCAACCTGACAGGTTATCTGACCGATTGAATACCCCTCGAGCACATGAGTAATCATCCGTTCCGCATACTGCCACATGAGCGATTTATTCCTGATATCATCAACCAGTTTTGTAAATGCGATCTGGCTCCGGATAGTGGTGGTACAGGAGAGGCATTTTTTAATATATTGTTGAATATCCGGATCAAGATCATGATCCGCTAGTAACTCAAGATATCCAAGAAGAGCCGTCACCTGGTTTAAGATATCATGCCTCGTGATCGAAGAGAGGATGGTAAGTTTCCGGTTAGCCTGTAACAGGGCATCCTTGTCCTCTTTCCGGTCGGTGATATCACGAATAGAGACCAGGTCTGCATCCTCTCCGTTCCATTGAATAAGATGTCCTGCAGCCTCGACAGTCCGTACCTTCCCTGACTGCGTGATGATAGTGTACTCATTGATAACCGGATTTCCGGTCCTCTTGATCTCTGCAAGGTCAGCCAAACTCATTTCAAGGGATTCTGGTGAAAGGATGTCCCTGATATTGAGTGGTGATGACAGAGAACCGGGGGGTAATTCGCATATGGAAAAGGCTGCCGGGTTTCCATAGAGGACATTCCCGTCAAAGTCAACGATGACAACAGGATCATGAACATTTTCTATGATGAGACGCTGCTGCCCCTCTATCTCCCTTAGAAGCCGTTCAGACGCCTTTTTTTCGCTCATGTCAAGGATAATGGAGCATAAATAGTCGATACTCCCATCCTGTTTTCTGACAATCCCGGTGGAGATAAGAACATCAATGATGGAACCATCTTTTCTGATATAGCGTTTTTCAAGGTTTCCAGGATCTTTTCCGGCAAGAACCGATTCAAATATCTTCATCTCTTCCACGAGATCTTCAGCAGGAGTTATATCAGTCCATCTTATCTGATTGAGCTCTTCGGCAGTGTACCCGAGCATAGAGCAGAGGGCATCGTTAAAATAAAGCCATCTGCCATCTGGCGTGGTAATCGCAATTCCTACCAGAGTGGAGTTAAACACTGCACGAAAACGTTCCTCACTCTCCCTGATATCCTCCATTTTCTCTGATATCAGATTATACTGTGACCTGAGCTCTTCTTCAGTGGCAGAGATCTCCTCGTATGCTGCACCCAGTTCTTCATTACTTCGGAGGAGTGCTTCTTCTGATTGTTTTCTCTGGATGATATTCCAGACTCCGTTCATAAGAAGAGTCAGCTGGCGGATGTCCTCATCCCCGTATGGTTCAGTTTTATTGGCAACACCGATCAGCATTACAATCCGGTTCCCGTCAACAATAGGGACACCCAGATGACGGGTCAGACTCACATGACCGGGGGGGAGTCCTCTTTTCAAGGGATCCGGTGCAGCATAATCATTGGTAATTACCGGTCTACGCTGCCTGACCGGCTCACCCCAGAGTCCGGTTTCTGCAACCGGGTAGAGCTTTTTCTGGTCTCTTATCTGACACTCCTCCATTGCCACATTTGACCAGGCATGTATGGTAAGGACGGCCTCATCATCGCTTAAAAATGCCACATATCCGATTTCACTGAGCGTCAGACGGACAGCCTCTTCGAGAGCGTAATGTGTGATATCGCTCATTGACTTCTCTGTCATTTGCGTCAGGTTCAGGAGGGTTTCAAGCCTAGACTCATCAAGACGAAGTTTTTCTTCAACCTGCTTTAACGCAGTGATGTCAGCATGGGTCCCGACCATCCGGACCGGCGATCCATCCTCATCCCATTCGATGACTCGGCCCCGTGCCTGTATCCATTTCCATCCCCCCTGTTTTGTCCGCATCCGAAACTCGATGGTATATCCTTCCTGCTTATTTGAGATGTGTTCCTGGATTCTGTTTTTTGTAATTTCGATGTCGTCAGGATGGAGGAGTATCTCCCAGGTTTTATATGTGGATGGATATTCATCCGGTTCATATCCCAGCATGGTATACCAGTGCGGGCTGAAAAAAGCGTCCCCCGTTTTGATATTCCAGTCCCATATCCCTTCGTTTGACGCATCAAGAGTTATCCGGTACCGCGACTCGGTATCTTCCAGTAACTCACGAGCCTTTTTCAATGGAGTGATATCCCGAAGTGACTCAATCGCCCCGATAACGTTCCCTTTCATATCATAGAGGGGGCAGGCAGTAATCCAGAAGTAGAGTTCTTTTCCGTTATGGACCCAGGGGCGGGTGATTTCAGCAGTGAGGGTGTGATTTTGCCTGATGAGGGATGGATACTTCTCCATCATCTCCGGATCATTATCAAGAACGAAATCGATGAGCATCGGCCGCTTCTTCTGGTAAAAAGGGATTGCATAGGCATAATCACCTTTTCCAATGATCTCCGATGCAGATATACCGGAAAGACGCTCCATGGCCCGGTTCCAGGCGATGACGACGTGGCTGGTGTCTATGGCAAAGGTGGCATCAGGCAGAAAATTGATTATTTCAGATTCCCGTTGTTGCAGGTCCAGAATCTGCTTTTCCGCCCGACGGTGAGATGCCGCATATCGGACCTTATTGGCAAGTTCTGCAAACTGTGCCCTTGGATCCCCTCCTTTCTGCAGATAGAAATCAGCTCCGTTATTGAGTGCCTCTATTGCGACCTCTTCCCTGCCCCGTCCGGTGAACAGAATAAACGGAGTCTTATTGCCATGTGAACGCAGGTGTTTTAAAAACCCAATCCCATCCATTCCCGGCATCTGGTAGTCGGAGATGATGGTCTCAAACTCACTGCCCTCCATGGCTGAAAGGGCCTCTTTTACGCCGGTTGCGATAGTAACACGAAAATCGCCGGTCCGTTCCAGGAAAATCTTCCCAAGATCCAGGAGATCAGGTTCATCATCGACATACAAAACAGAGATCTGATCAGTCATGTATCTTCTCCATAGCGCCATTTCCCGGTAGGAACGGTGATCTCAAACCGTACACCATGCTGGTATGTTCCACACTCACGAATGGAAAGACCGGTGATGGAAAGGATTTCACGAGCAAGAAAGAGACCGATACCGGTATGCTTCCCATATCCATGCTCAAAGATCATCTCCTTATCTTCCCCGACAATGCCAATCCCGTCATCTTCATACACAATAATGCAATCTCCATTGCTTCGGTCTGCCCTGACACGAATTTGTGTGACCTGCTCTCCATGACGAATTGAATTTTCAAGCAGCGTGGTAAAGACCTTCCGAATGATGGGATCTGTTAATATCTCAAGGGTTTGTGGTATCTCATTATAAAATGTAATACCCGGGCATTCTACCTCTTCACAAGCCGATTCCACAATCGGTTGTATCGCCAGCCATCCTGTCCCATATATTCCGAAGTTTTCATATTCACGGGTAAAACTGATTATCTTTTCTATTTGTTCACCAGCGATCCGGGCATTCTCCACATACTCATGGATCTTTTCAGGATCAGAAGACTGGAGTGCCAGGTTGTGAAACATATCGACAGCTGATATTTTATTATAGATATCATGCCTGGTGAGACTGGTTAAAAGACGGAGTTTCACGTTTGACTGACGAAGAGCCTCCTCATTGTACCGTTCTTCTGTAATATCACGGATAATTGCCAGGACCTCACGGGGTGCTGATCTGATAATCCTCGCCTCAAACCAGAGCTTTTTATTCTGAATATCAAGGAAATATTCAAAGAACTGCATCTTTCCGGTCCTGAGCGTTTTCTGAATGGCTGAAAGACCCCTGGTTGCAACGGGTTCGGGGAGAAGATCATGCAGTGATTTTCCGATCAGTTCCTCTTCAGGAGAGATTAAAAGAGCAGGATCATTCACATGACAGGTCAGATATACCCCGTTCTCATCTAATGTAAACAGGATATCCGGAATCGCATTCACAATGGCACGGAATCGTTCTTCATTCTGTTTGAGTACTACTTCAGCCTCTTTTTGCCTGGTGACATCCCGTGCAGACCCTACCGTTCCAATCATTTCGCCCTTTGTATTTAAGAACGGGGCTTTGTGCACATCCAGGTAGAGGAACTTTCCCTTGACATTGCCGTACTCATCAAACTGCCTGGGTTCTCCTGCATCCATGGTAATCTGATCCGTATCACGGCAGATATCTCCAAAGGTGTGCCATTCAGGGTTTTCAGGATGTTCTCTCTTTTCACGTTCAGCAAAGAAAAGATCAGTCTTCCCAATCGGTTCAGAGGGATCACGGGCATTCAAAAGGTCTTCGCAGAGGGCCTTGTTTGCAAATAAATACTTCTTCTCCAGGTCTTTTGCCCATATCATATCAGGAACCGTATCACACATCATCCGTATCATGGATGAGAAGGAATGATACCGCTCTTCCCGCTCTGTTAAGGCTTTTTGAACCTGCCAGGTCTGTGTGATATCATCGCACCCCCCATACAGCCTGATTACTCCGGCCGGACTCTCACTCTGTTCACATCTGGTCTTGCAGGATATCCGGATCCGGTCACCATTTTTATGCCTGATCCAGAGTTCACAGGTTGCCGACTGACCAGGAACAAGACCCGTTACATACTGATCAAATACGGGGAGATCCTCATCTATAACAATTGCCCTCCAGCATTGCTTTTCTTTGAGTTCATCGATGGTGTACCCGGTTATTGGTTCTACTGCCCCGGCCATCCAGTCAATGTGAAACATCCCGTCAGGATACCGGACACAGGAGAATGCAAAGTCTGAGGTAAGTGATGAGATCTGCCGGTATCTCTCCTCATTATGAAGTAATATCTCTTCAGCATGCTTCCTTCCTGATATGTCAACTGCCATCTCCAGTCTGACCAGTCGTCCATTGATCCAGGGGATTGCTCGTGCATGGCATTCATACCACCGACCATCTATGGGATTTTTCCGTTCCCATACATGTGTCCCGAGCGGGCCTTTTGAATCGGTGAGTTGCCGGTTTGTACAGAATGGACAGGGAGAAGTCTGACCTTTTTGTAATACCTGATAGCAGGGTTTGCCTACCATATCTCCATACAGTTCTCTGGCTTTCTGGTTCCCATATATCAGTTCATGGCTCTCTAAATCGATTATGTATATAAGAATGTCAAGGGTATCTAATACCAGAATCAGTTCTTCAATGCCTTTGTCATGGAGACCAGGTACAGCAGAGACAAAGGGTGCTTTCTCAGGGGATGTGATAGCAGGACAACTCTCATCCATATGGATATTATGATGTTTCTGAAGATACTGAAGAATGGACTCAGATTCATTCCACCGCCGGTCCAGCTGGGTGACCATGGAATCTATCTGGCTGACCTGCTGCACTATCATCTCCCTGATCTGTTTCTCCGGAATGAGTTCTGCATACCCGGTAATAACAGCAAGGGGGTTTCTGATCCCGTCGTTGAGTACCGCCTGCTGGGCAAAATTGACCTTTATCTGTTTTATTGCAGCATCCTTCTCCTCTTCAAGACGGAGTTTTTCTGTGATATCAAGACCCTGGGCAATGGTTGCAACCAATGGTCCCCCGGCGGTCGAGTATATGGGTGATGAGTTCCAGAGTATATATTTTACACTTCCATCACGGTGCCGGACCGGGATATCAACCATATCCCATCGCTCTCCATTAAAAGCACTCTTCATAAGGCAGGCCCATCGTTCCTGATCCTGTTGATGGAAGATAACAGAGAGGTCCTTACCGATCAGATCATGAGCAGGGCATCCGGTGAGAATCTCACATGCACGATTCACCCCGGTTATATGTAATTCAGGGTCCCAAACGATAATCGGCCCGCTTGCATTGGTTATCAGGTTTTCAAGATACTCATTTGTCTTTCTCAGGTCATCCTCAACCGATGCACGGGCTATTGCAGACCCTATGGAATTGGCGAGGGTGAGCAGCGTCTCTTTCTCTCCTTTATTCCATTCATATTCTGTTCTGCAGTTATCAAATCCGATAAATCCCCAGAATTTCCGGTCCACAATAATGGGTACAAGGAGGATGGAGATGATCCCCTGGGCTGCCAGTATCTCCCGTTCACTCTCCGGATGATTTTTTACCAGGCCTGATACCATCTTTCCTCTATGCAGCAGATCAAATGAGTAGGGGGCAACGATCTGAAATGGCATGTTCTGCAGATCCGGGTTATCGAGCTGCGAATCAACCCCCTTGTTCGTCCATTCAAACCGCTGACTTACCAGGAGTTCATGGGTTTTTGGATCGGTATGAGCCTGGAAGATATAGATCCGGTCCTGATTTGTGGCTGGACCGATGATGTCAAGCACCTGCTGAATTGCCTGGTTTACCTCTTTCTCCATGAGAAGAATCCTGGTGCATTCCGCAATGGCAGCGAGTAACCGATCCTTTCGGACATGTGCATTCTCCAATTTTCTCCTGGCAACTGCCCCTGCGATTCGATCCCGCAATGCTTCAAATTGTGTCTTTGGATCTTCTCCTTTCTGCAGGTAATAGTCGGCACCGCCTTCAAGAGCCTGTATGACAACATCTTCCCGACCCCGTCCGGTAAAGACAATAAACGGGGTGAAGGGATCACATCTGCGAAATATGGAGAGAAACTGCAGGGCATTCATATCAGGCATCTCATAATCTGCTATAATCGCATCGTATGATTTTTGCTGCAGTCTGATCAATGCCTCTGTGGCTGAAAGGGATGTATCGACAGCATATTCTCCCGTATCCTCAAGATAGAGCCTACAGGCCTCCAGCAGGGCCGGGTCATCATCGACAAGGAGTATTGAGATCATAGTCTGCCGGATTTATGAGAGAGTGGGGTATCTGCATACACAGACGTATATATATGGACGTTTTTTGTCTCTGCAGGGGATGTCCCTTAAAACTCCAATGTATCCTATGAATAAAAATATTGTTATTTATTCCTTGTCCTAAACCATGACCGAAGAGGAGTAGAAAAGTCAATGATAGGAGGGAAATGGGCATTTTCTTACCATGTGAGGCAGCACGAAGGAGAGGGATTTGTCAAATCATTCTTCATAGGGTAATTGTGACACAGACAGATATCTATCCA from Methanospirillum hungatei JF-1 includes the following:
- a CDS encoding PAS domain S-box protein — its product is MTDQISVLYVDDEPDLLDLGKIFLERTGDFRVTIATGVKEALSAMEGSEFETIISDYQMPGMDGIGFLKHLRSHGNKTPFILFTGRGREEVAIEALNNGADFYLQKGGDPRAQFAELANKVRYAASHRRAEKQILDLQQRESEIINFLPDATFAIDTSHVVIAWNRAMERLSGISASEIIGKGDYAYAIPFYQKKRPMLIDFVLDNDPEMMEKYPSLIRQNHTLTAEITRPWVHNGKELYFWITACPLYDMKGNVIGAIESLRDITPLKKARELLEDTESRYRITLDASNEGIWDWNIKTGDAFFSPHWYTMLGYEPDEYPSTYKTWEILLHPDDIEITKNRIQEHISNKQEGYTIEFRMRTKQGGWKWIQARGRVIEWDEDGSPVRMVGTHADITALKQVEEKLRLDESRLETLLNLTQMTEKSMSDITHYALEEAVRLTLSEIGYVAFLSDDEAVLTIHAWSNVAMEECQIRDQKKLYPVAETGLWGEPVRQRRPVITNDYAAPDPLKRGLPPGHVSLTRHLGVPIVDGNRIVMLIGVANKTEPYGDEDIRQLTLLMNGVWNIIQRKQSEEALLRSNEELGAAYEEISATEEELRSQYNLISEKMEDIRESEERFRAVFNSTLVGIAITTPDGRWLYFNDALCSMLGYTAEELNQIRWTDITPAEDLVEEMKIFESVLAGKDPGNLEKRYIRKDGSIIDVLISTGIVRKQDGSIDYLCSIILDMSEKKASERLLREIEGQQRLIIENVHDPVVIVDFDGNVLYGNPAAFSICELPPGSLSSPLNIRDILSPESLEMSLADLAEIKRTGNPVINEYTIITQSGKVRTVEAAGHLIQWNGEDADLVSIRDITDRKEDKDALLQANRKLTILSSITRHDILNQVTALLGYLELLADHDLDPDIQQYIKKCLSCTTTIRSQIAFTKLVDDIRNKSLMWQYAERMITHVLEGYSIGQITCQVDLKGLYLYADPILEKVIFTLIENSIRHGENVTRIAFSYRIDDGDCIFVYEDDGSGIPDDEKEKIFRQGYGKHTGLGLFLIREILAINAMTISETGAWGSGARFEIRVPAGKWVVKEGMS
- a CDS encoding PAS domain S-box protein; the protein is MISILLVDDDPALLEACRLYLEDTGEYAVDTSLSATEALIRLQQKSYDAIIADYEMPDMNALQFLSIFRRCDPFTPFIVFTGRGREDVVIQALEGGADYYLQKGEDPKTQFEALRDRIAGAVARRKLENAHVRKDRLLAAIAECTRILLMEKEVNQAIQQVLDIIGPATNQDRIYIFQAHTDPKTHELLVSQRFEWTNKGVDSQLDNPDLQNMPFQIVAPYSFDLLHRGKMVSGLVKNHPESEREILAAQGIISILLVPIIVDRKFWGFIGFDNCRTEYEWNKGEKETLLTLANSIGSAIARASVEDDLRKTNEYLENLITNASGPIIVWDPELHITGVNRACEILTGCPAHDLIGKDLSVIFHQQDQERWACLMKSAFNGERWDMVDIPVRHRDGSVKYILWNSSPIYSTAGGPLVATIAQGLDITEKLRLEEEKDAAIKQIKVNFAQQAVLNDGIRNPLAVITGYAELIPEKQIREMIVQQVSQIDSMVTQLDRRWNESESILQYLQKHHNIHMDESCPAITSPEKAPFVSAVPGLHDKGIEELILVLDTLDILIYIIDLESHELIYGNQKARELYGDMVGKPCYQVLQKGQTSPCPFCTNRQLTDSKGPLGTHVWERKNPIDGRWYECHARAIPWINGRLVRLEMAVDISGRKHAEEILLHNEERYRQISSLTSDFAFSCVRYPDGMFHIDWMAGAVEPITGYTIDELKEKQCWRAIVIDEDLPVFDQYVTGLVPGQSATCELWIRHKNGDRIRISCKTRCEQSESPAGVIRLYGGCDDITQTWQVQKALTEREERYHSFSSMIRMMCDTVPDMIWAKDLEKKYLFANKALCEDLLNARDPSEPIGKTDLFFAEREKREHPENPEWHTFGDICRDTDQITMDAGEPRQFDEYGNVKGKFLYLDVHKAPFLNTKGEMIGTVGSARDVTRQKEAEVVLKQNEERFRAIVNAIPDILFTLDENGVYLTCHVNDPALLISPEEELIGKSLHDLLPEPVATRGLSAIQKTLRTGKMQFFEYFLDIQNKKLWFEARIIRSAPREVLAIIRDITEERYNEEALRQSNVKLRLLTSLTRHDIYNKISAVDMFHNLALQSSDPEKIHEYVENARIAGEQIEKIISFTREYENFGIYGTGWLAIQPIVESACEEVECPGITFYNEIPQTLEILTDPIIRKVFTTLLENSIRHGEQVTQIRVRADRSNGDCIIVYEDDGIGIVGEDKEMIFEHGYGKHTGIGLFLAREILSITGLSIRECGTYQHGVRFEITVPTGKWRYGEDT